The proteins below are encoded in one region of Bacillus alveayuensis:
- a CDS encoding LIVCS family branched-chain amino acid:cation transporter (product_source=KO:K03311; cog=COG1114; ko=KO:K03311; pfam=PF05525; tigrfam=TIGR00796; transmembrane_helix_parts=Inside_1_11,TMhelix_12_34,Outside_35_43,TMhelix_44_66,Inside_67_77,TMhelix_78_100,Outside_101_122,TMhelix_123_145,Inside_146_151,TMhelix_152_174,Outside_175_193,TMhelix_194_216,Inside_217_236,TMhelix_237_259,Outside_260_287,TMhelix_288_310,Inside_311_322,TMhelix_323_342,Outside_343_345,TMhelix_346_368,Inside_369_374,TMhelix_375_397,Outside_398_411,TMhelix_412_434,Inside_435_442), whose amino-acid sequence MSSGKLTAKEIFLIGLMLFALFLGAGNLIFPPALGQAAGEHLLPAIIGFLITGVGLPLLGVVAIGLSGSDLQGLANRVHPNFSIIFTFVMYLTLGPLFGIPRTGTVAYEIGVLPFMPETSEKYGIALFIYTIVFFGITYFLSLNPSKLVDRIGKWLTPMLISVLALLFIKAIIDPLGSLQSAQGDYINIPFFKGFLEGYLTMDTIAALVFGIVVMNAIKEKGVTSHKEIAKVSIQAGMIAAIGLALVYLSLGYLGSTSIEAIGPKENGGAILSASAHYLFGNFGKFILGLAITFACLTTSIGLVSSCAAFFKKVLPITYKNAVFILSIFSGIIANVGLTQLIKFSIPILVAIYPLAIVLIGLSFLHNAFKGNRQVYGYSLFFTGIVSIVDGLKAANIQISVINEIFGFLPLFDLGVGWLLPAIVGAIIGYIRSLIRTIPSQL is encoded by the coding sequence ATGTCATCAGGAAAATTAACAGCAAAAGAAATATTTTTAATCGGATTAATGCTTTTTGCCTTATTTTTAGGTGCTGGAAATTTAATATTTCCACCTGCATTAGGACAAGCAGCTGGGGAACATTTACTTCCAGCTATTATCGGATTCTTAATAACAGGTGTTGGATTACCTTTGTTGGGAGTTGTGGCCATCGGCTTGTCTGGCAGTGATTTACAAGGTTTAGCCAATCGAGTACATCCTAATTTCAGCATTATTTTTACATTTGTTATGTATTTAACTCTTGGACCTTTATTCGGTATTCCTAGAACAGGAACTGTTGCCTATGAAATCGGAGTTCTTCCTTTTATGCCAGAAACTTCTGAAAAATACGGAATTGCACTATTTATTTATACCATTGTGTTCTTTGGAATCACCTATTTTCTTTCTTTAAATCCGAGTAAACTTGTTGACCGCATTGGAAAATGGTTAACCCCTATGCTTATTTCTGTTTTAGCGTTACTTTTCATTAAAGCGATAATAGATCCTTTAGGTTCACTACAATCAGCTCAAGGGGATTATATAAACATTCCTTTCTTTAAAGGGTTTTTAGAAGGATATTTAACGATGGATACAATTGCGGCATTAGTATTTGGCATTGTTGTGATGAATGCGATTAAAGAAAAAGGTGTAACAAGCCACAAAGAGATTGCGAAAGTTTCTATTCAAGCAGGAATGATTGCAGCCATTGGCTTAGCGCTTGTTTATTTATCATTAGGTTATTTAGGGTCAACAAGTATTGAAGCAATTGGTCCAAAGGAGAATGGTGGAGCGATTTTATCTGCATCAGCTCATTACTTATTCGGAAATTTCGGAAAATTTATTTTAGGACTTGCGATTACATTTGCTTGTTTAACAACAAGCATCGGTCTTGTATCATCTTGTGCCGCATTTTTTAAAAAGGTATTACCGATAACATACAAAAACGCCGTTTTCATCTTATCGATCTTTAGCGGAATTATTGCAAATGTTGGCCTTACTCAATTAATAAAATTTTCTATTCCGATTTTAGTTGCAATTTATCCATTAGCGATCGTTTTAATTGGCTTATCTTTTTTACACAACGCCTTTAAAGGAAACCGTCAAGTTTATGGATATAGCCTTTTCTTTACAGGAATTGTAAGCATTGTAGATGGACTAAAAGCAGCGAATATTCAAATTTCTGTTATAAACGAAATATTTGGCTTTCTTCCTCTCTTCGACTTGGGAGTTGGTTGGCTCTTACCTGCAATCGTCGGGGCAATCATCGGATATATCAGATCGCTCATCCGAACAATTCCATCACAACTGTAA
- a CDS encoding NAD+ kinase (product_source=KO:K00858; cath_funfam=3.40.50.10330; cog=COG0061; ko=KO:K00858; pfam=PF01513; superfamily=111331) has translation MDHRRNVYFFYKEEESLKPKISELFKLAIENDFTVVDHYQKANIIVSIGGDGAFLQAVRKTNFRDDCLYVGISTEGTVSLYCDFHIDQKEKMVEAMKLAKIEVRRYPTIDVIIDGKAHFHCLNECTVKSGIIKTFVLDVFIDDLYFETFRGDGMIIATPTGSTAYNKSVNGSVVDPKLESMQVSELASLNNNKYRTLGSSFILSGDRKLTLKIVQDGNDYPVIGMDNEALSIRHVEKIEISLSNKKIKTVKLKHNSFWEKVKRTFL, from the coding sequence ATGGATCATCGCCGCAATGTTTACTTTTTTTACAAAGAAGAAGAATCGTTAAAGCCAAAAATTTCGGAATTATTTAAACTTGCCATCGAAAATGATTTTACAGTTGTAGATCATTATCAAAAAGCCAATATTATTGTCAGCATCGGTGGTGACGGTGCTTTTTTACAGGCGGTTCGGAAAACGAATTTCCGCGATGATTGCTTATATGTAGGAATTTCCACAGAAGGAACCGTGAGCTTATATTGTGATTTTCACATTGATCAAAAAGAAAAGATGGTAGAGGCGATGAAATTAGCTAAAATTGAAGTGCGTCGCTACCCGACGATTGATGTGATCATTGATGGAAAGGCACATTTTCATTGTTTAAATGAATGTACAGTGAAATCTGGGATTATTAAAACATTTGTTCTTGATGTTTTTATTGATGATCTCTACTTTGAAACGTTTCGTGGCGATGGCATGATTATTGCCACCCCTACAGGTAGTACTGCCTATAATAAGTCAGTGAATGGTTCTGTTGTGGATCCAAAGCTAGAAAGCATGCAAGTAAGTGAGCTTGCTTCCTTAAATAACAATAAATACAGAACATTAGGATCATCATTCATTTTAAGTGGCGATCGAAAGCTTACTTTAAAAATTGTCCAAGATGGCAACGACTATCCAGTCATTGGCATGGATAATGAAGCATTAAGTATCAGGCATGTTGAAAAAATAGAAATATCCTTGAGCAATAAAAAAATTAAAACGGTAAAACTAAAACATAATTCTTTCTGGGAGAAGGTAAAACGTACGTTTTTATAA
- a CDS encoding cysteine desulfurase (product_source=KO:K04487; cath_funfam=3.40.640.10,3.90.1150.10; cog=COG1104; ko=KO:K04487; pfam=PF00266; superfamily=53383) → MLYLDNSATTKPYPEVINTFQQVSEKFFGNPSSIHQLGVQAEQLLSKARKQVAHLLGVYDHEIIFTSGATEGNNMAIKGAAFALQEKGKHLITTTIEHPSVSEAFKQLEEHFGFSVTYVPVDQNGFVSVEQIQRAIKEDTILVSVMHVNNEIGAIQPIEKIGEMLEKYPNILFHVDYVQGVCKVPLNIKNANIDLCTISGHKFHALNGTGVLYVREKTPLVPLFSGGSQEYELRSGTESLAGAVALAKGLRLAKEDYQQNLQQLIKTKELIINRINNWDEVVVNTPQHSAPHIINFSVPGIKAEVLVHMLEEHDIYVSTTSACSSRKKLASKTLLAMGKPQHVSESSIRVSLSYKQSEHDIDYFLTVLEQSIEKLKNVMGL, encoded by the coding sequence ATGCTTTATCTAGATAATAGCGCAACAACAAAGCCTTATCCCGAAGTGATTAATACGTTTCAACAAGTTTCGGAAAAATTTTTTGGTAACCCTTCTTCAATCCATCAATTAGGAGTGCAAGCTGAACAACTATTATCAAAAGCAAGAAAGCAAGTTGCTCATTTACTTGGGGTATATGATCATGAAATTATATTTACATCAGGTGCAACAGAGGGAAATAATATGGCAATAAAAGGAGCCGCATTTGCCCTTCAGGAAAAAGGGAAGCATTTGATTACAACTACGATTGAGCATCCTTCTGTAAGTGAAGCGTTTAAACAGCTTGAAGAGCATTTTGGCTTTTCTGTCACCTATGTTCCAGTTGATCAAAACGGCTTTGTGTCAGTTGAACAAATTCAAAGAGCCATTAAAGAAGATACAATATTAGTGTCAGTCATGCATGTTAATAATGAAATAGGAGCCATTCAGCCGATCGAAAAAATTGGGGAAATGCTTGAAAAATATCCAAATATATTGTTCCATGTAGACTATGTACAAGGTGTGTGTAAAGTTCCATTAAATATAAAAAATGCAAACATTGATTTATGTACGATATCGGGACATAAATTTCATGCATTAAACGGAACAGGTGTTTTATATGTAAGAGAGAAAACACCGCTTGTCCCTCTTTTTTCAGGTGGATCTCAAGAGTATGAGCTTAGATCAGGTACGGAAAGCTTAGCCGGAGCGGTTGCGCTGGCAAAAGGGTTAAGACTTGCAAAAGAAGACTATCAACAAAATCTTCAACAACTAATAAAAACAAAAGAGCTAATCATCAATCGAATAAATAATTGGGATGAAGTTGTTGTCAACACACCGCAACATTCTGCTCCACATATTATTAATTTTTCCGTTCCAGGTATAAAAGCAGAAGTGCTTGTCCATATGTTGGAAGAGCATGATATTTATGTTTCAACCACTTCTGCCTGCTCTTCTAGGAAAAAATTAGCGAGCAAAACACTATTAGCGATGGGGAAACCGCAGCATGTTTCGGAAAGTTCTATCCGGGTAAGTCTTTCCTATAAGCAATCAGAACATGATATTGATTATTTTTTAACAGTACTTGAACAATCTATAGAAAAATTAAAAAATGTAATGGGGTTATAA
- a CDS encoding AcrR family transcriptional regulator (product_source=COG1309; cath_funfam=1.10.10.60,1.10.472.10; cog=COG1309; pfam=PF00440; superfamily=46689,48498): MSKNSSLTKQKIIDASIFLFNSKGYSGTSVREIAKKANVNVAHISYYFKGKGGLLEFLVSQFYERYLSIIENNFHQIECLSAKSCLKQMIWDILNYQHENRQLARVVYREITIDSVLIREVMTTYLTKEKYFLRFVLEKGRDDGEFNPFSISHMIIQLKSLLNMPFLQPQYISEVLHIQLFDDYFVKQYFQEIISWLEQALFKQKVEKVAL, translated from the coding sequence ATGTCTAAAAACTCCAGCTTAACAAAACAAAAAATTATTGACGCCTCGATATTTTTGTTTAACTCAAAAGGATATTCAGGGACATCCGTCCGAGAAATTGCTAAAAAAGCGAATGTAAATGTCGCACACATTTCTTATTATTTTAAAGGAAAAGGCGGTTTATTGGAATTTTTAGTTTCTCAATTTTATGAACGGTATTTATCCATTATTGAAAACAATTTTCATCAGATTGAATGCTTATCAGCTAAGTCTTGTTTGAAGCAAATGATTTGGGATATTTTAAACTATCAACATGAAAACCGGCAGCTTGCGCGTGTTGTTTATCGAGAAATAACGATAGATTCCGTGTTAATTCGTGAAGTGATGACAACGTATTTAACAAAAGAAAAATATTTTTTGCGATTTGTTTTAGAAAAAGGACGTGACGACGGAGAATTTAACCCATTTTCCATCTCCCATATGATTATTCAGCTAAAAAGTTTGCTCAATATGCCTTTTCTTCAGCCGCAATATATTTCAGAAGTACTGCATATACAATTATTTGATGATTATTTTGTCAAGCAATACTTTCAAGAAATTATTTCTTGGCTGGAACAAGCGTTATTTAAACAAAAGGTCGAAAAAGTTGCCTTATAA
- a CDS encoding acetyl-CoA synthetase (product_source=KO:K01895; cath_funfam=2.30.38.10,3.30.300.30,3.40.50.980; cog=COG0365; ko=KO:K01895; pfam=PF00501,PF13193; superfamily=56801): MVQGLIAPERYNLVEEIQYFAQSNPEKLALVWENEKGESKEITYGELMNQANQIGSALISEGIKQGDKVLIMIPRLIEAYATYIGALKVGIVVIPCSEMLRTKDLQYRITHGDVKGVVSYIDFTEQFDPIQEYEQLIKFSIGGRAEGWLSMEEKMESVSGNLPIAETSRDSHAFLSYTSGTTGNPKGVVHTHGWAYAHLRTAAKNWLCISEEDKVWATAGPGWQKWIWSPFLSVLGSGATGFVYHGRFEPKKYLQLLERQQINVLCCTPTEYRLMAKVDRLSDYHLSSLHSAVSAGEPLNREVIDTFQKYFNVEVRDGYGQTENTLLVGVLKGMEIKPGSMGKPTPGNIVEIIDEEGNPCKPGEVGDIAVHVSTPALFKEYYKDPERTAMQFRGQYYITGDRARKDEDGYFWFEGRGDDIIISSGYTIGPFEVEDALVKHPSVKECAVVASPDEVRGHVVKAFIVLQEGVNPDDPNLIPNLQEHVKQLTAPYKYPRKIEFVSELPKTTSGKIRRVELRKRELEKASS; the protein is encoded by the coding sequence ATGGTACAAGGATTAATTGCACCGGAGCGCTACAATTTAGTTGAGGAAATTCAATATTTTGCTCAGTCAAATCCAGAAAAGCTGGCATTAGTTTGGGAAAATGAAAAAGGAGAAAGTAAAGAGATCACATATGGCGAACTTATGAATCAAGCGAACCAAATTGGAAGCGCTTTAATTTCTGAGGGGATCAAACAAGGGGATAAAGTTTTAATCATGATTCCTAGATTAATTGAAGCTTACGCTACGTATATTGGCGCCTTAAAAGTAGGTATTGTTGTGATTCCATGCTCGGAAATGTTAAGAACAAAGGATTTACAATATCGAATTACCCATGGTGATGTAAAAGGTGTCGTTAGTTATATAGATTTTACCGAACAGTTTGACCCAATACAAGAATATGAACAATTAATCAAATTCTCAATAGGTGGAAGAGCTGAAGGATGGCTTTCAATGGAAGAAAAAATGGAAAGTGTAAGTGGAAATTTGCCAATAGCAGAAACTTCTAGGGATAGCCATGCCTTTTTATCTTATACATCTGGAACAACTGGAAATCCAAAAGGTGTCGTTCATACACATGGTTGGGCATATGCTCATCTTAGAACTGCGGCTAAAAATTGGCTATGTATTAGTGAAGAAGATAAAGTTTGGGCAACAGCAGGCCCTGGTTGGCAAAAATGGATCTGGAGTCCGTTTTTATCGGTTTTAGGTTCTGGAGCAACAGGATTTGTTTATCATGGACGTTTTGAACCGAAAAAATATTTACAGTTATTAGAACGCCAGCAAATCAATGTTCTTTGTTGTACACCAACAGAATATCGTTTAATGGCAAAAGTTGATCGGTTGTCTGATTATCATTTATCCTCCCTTCATAGTGCTGTCTCTGCCGGTGAACCGTTAAATCGAGAAGTGATTGATACGTTTCAAAAATATTTTAATGTTGAAGTTAGAGATGGATATGGCCAAACGGAAAATACTCTTCTTGTAGGGGTGCTAAAAGGGATGGAAATAAAACCTGGTTCAATGGGGAAACCAACACCAGGAAACATAGTTGAAATCATTGATGAGGAAGGTAATCCTTGCAAGCCGGGGGAAGTTGGAGATATTGCCGTACATGTATCAACACCAGCGCTGTTTAAAGAATATTATAAAGATCCAGAGCGCACAGCGATGCAGTTTAGAGGACAATATTATATTACTGGGGATCGGGCTCGAAAAGACGAGGATGGATACTTTTGGTTTGAAGGACGCGGCGATGATATTATTATAAGCTCTGGTTATACGATCGGCCCATTTGAGGTTGAAGATGCTCTTGTCAAACATCCTTCTGTAAAAGAGTGTGCAGTAGTAGCGAGCCCAGATGAAGTTAGGGGCCATGTTGTAAAAGCGTTTATCGTATTACAAGAAGGGGTCAATCCAGACGATCCGAATCTAATTCCGAACTTACAAGAACATGTTAAACAATTAACAGCCCCTTATAAATACCCTCGTAAAATTGAATTCGTTTCGGAACTGCCAAAAACAACATCAGGGAAAATTAGACGTGTAGAGCTAAGAAAACGTGAGTTGGAAAAAGCGAGCTCTTAA
- a CDS encoding small acid-soluble spore protein B (major beta-type SASP) (product_source=KO:K06419; ko=KO:K06419; pfam=PF00269; superfamily=88633) — protein sequence MAQQSNRSNNTNQLLVPGAQQAIDQMKYEIASEFGVNLGPETTSRANGSVGGEITKRLVALAQQQLGGTFQQL from the coding sequence ATGGCTCAACAATCTAATCGTTCAAATAATACAAACCAATTACTTGTACCAGGGGCCCAACAAGCGATTGACCAAATGAAATATGAAATCGCTTCTGAGTTTGGTGTCAACTTAGGACCTGAAACAACTTCTCGTGCAAACGGTTCAGTTGGTGGTGAAATTACGAAGCGCCTTGTTGCTTTAGCGCAGCAGCAATTAGGCGGCACTTTCCAACAACTATAA
- a CDS encoding septation ring formation regulator (product_source=KO:K06286; cath_funfam=1.10.287.950; cog=COG4477; ko=KO:K06286; pfam=PF06160; superfamily=58104; transmembrane_helix_parts=Inside_1_2,TMhelix_3_21,Outside_22_567) codes for MEVVIGLIILLFFIFGIGYIFRRNIYKEIDRLEAWKIEIMNKSIIDEFTKVKELKMTGQTEKMFERWRNDWDEIITGQLPEVEELLFEAEEYADKYRFQKSKNTLLHIESILKEVEKQIDSIIEEINELVSSKQKNSVESKEAKEQFKQLKKTLITHGHVFGKAQKKLEGELDEIANSMKQFDEETDSGNYLKARDILTEQKSQLNLLQMKLENIPKLLSEIHSIIPGELQALQQGYKEMKEKGYFLSHIELDQELERIHNSLTSYKDQLDQANIDGVRAGLDEIHETIEELYDLLEKEVYASQFVKIEIGAFGEKLNDLLEKKKETKEETDLVKQSYQLSEQDIEKLREIDKRLNLLEKQYQQIVSELEQSHIAHTVLKEELEELNRQLEETKAQHENYRQMLYTLRKDELRAREQVNDLKRVMQDIKRSIQKSNIPGLPVRFLDKVQAAQDSLDKIVLKLEEVPLNMSAVQQDLEDAVRVIENLKEETEEMIEQVYLVEKVIQYGNRYRSSHKWLARKLNEAEELFRNYEYGKSLEEAAAAIEEIEPGAIEKIQAIITEELKEKQ; via the coding sequence ATGGAAGTTGTAATTGGTTTAATTATATTGCTATTCTTTATATTTGGTATAGGATATATTTTTCGAAGAAATATATATAAAGAAATTGATCGATTAGAAGCTTGGAAAATTGAAATTATGAATAAGTCTATTATTGATGAGTTTACAAAAGTAAAAGAGTTAAAAATGACAGGGCAAACGGAGAAAATGTTTGAGCGATGGCGGAATGACTGGGATGAAATTATTACAGGCCAACTTCCAGAAGTTGAGGAATTACTTTTTGAAGCGGAAGAGTATGCAGATAAATATCGTTTTCAAAAATCGAAAAACACATTATTACATATTGAGTCGATTCTCAAAGAGGTCGAAAAACAAATCGATAGCATTATCGAAGAAATTAATGAATTAGTCTCATCAAAACAAAAAAACAGTGTTGAAAGTAAAGAAGCAAAAGAGCAGTTTAAACAGCTCAAAAAAACATTAATTACACATGGGCACGTTTTCGGCAAAGCACAAAAGAAGCTTGAGGGAGAACTTGATGAAATCGCAAATAGTATGAAACAATTTGATGAGGAAACAGATTCGGGCAATTATTTAAAGGCGAGAGATATTTTGACAGAACAAAAAAGCCAATTAAATCTTTTACAAATGAAGCTGGAAAATATTCCGAAACTTTTAAGTGAAATTCATTCGATTATACCTGGTGAACTGCAAGCACTTCAACAAGGCTATAAAGAAATGAAAGAAAAAGGGTACTTTTTAAGCCATATTGAATTAGATCAAGAATTAGAGCGAATACATAATAGTCTGACAAGTTATAAAGATCAGCTTGACCAAGCAAATATTGATGGTGTTCGAGCAGGTCTAGATGAGATTCATGAAACGATTGAAGAGCTTTATGATTTGCTGGAAAAAGAAGTTTATGCGAGTCAATTTGTTAAGATAGAAATTGGAGCATTTGGGGAAAAATTGAATGACTTGCTTGAGAAAAAAAAGGAAACAAAAGAAGAAACGGACCTTGTCAAGCAAAGCTATCAGTTGTCGGAGCAAGACATTGAAAAGCTGCGGGAAATTGACAAGAGATTAAATCTACTAGAAAAGCAGTATCAACAAATTGTATCAGAGCTTGAACAATCCCATATCGCTCATACGGTATTAAAAGAAGAATTAGAGGAATTGAACCGACAGCTAGAAGAAACGAAAGCTCAACATGAAAATTACCGCCAAATGCTTTATACACTAAGGAAAGATGAGTTAAGGGCTAGAGAACAAGTCAATGATTTAAAGAGAGTGATGCAAGATATCAAACGCTCGATACAAAAGAGCAATATACCTGGTCTTCCAGTTCGATTTTTGGATAAAGTACAAGCTGCTCAAGATTCGCTTGACAAAATTGTCTTGAAATTAGAGGAAGTCCCTCTTAATATGAGTGCTGTTCAACAAGATTTAGAGGATGCCGTCCGTGTTATTGAGAACTTAAAAGAAGAAACAGAGGAAATGATCGAACAAGTATATTTAGTTGAAAAAGTGATTCAATATGGAAATCGATATCGTAGTAGCCATAAATGGTTAGCTCGTAAATTAAATGAAGCAGAGGAGCTTTTTCGAAATTATGAATACGGCAAGTCCTTAGAGGAGGCAGCAGCAGCTATTGAAGAAATTGAACCAGGTGCTATTGAAAAAATTCAAGCAATCATAACAGAAGAATTAAAAGAAAAACAATGA
- a CDS encoding histidinol-phosphatase (PHP family) (product_source=KO:K04486; cath_funfam=3.20.20.140; cog=COG1387; ko=KO:K04486; pfam=PF02811,PF13263; superfamily=89550; tigrfam=TIGR01856) has product MKIDGHVHTLFCPHGSNDDFILYIEQAIKNGFQSISFTEHAPLPEGFIDPTPEKDSAMPLEKLDDYIHQLKELKREFKNDIEIKIGLEVDFITGYEKETEKLLNDYGPELDDGILSVHFLKALDKYYCLDFDAETFDRLIHLTGGVTNVYQLYFHTVWQAVVSDLGLYKPKRLGHLTLVRKFQKLFPENNSHFYWIEKIFHEMAKRDMELDVNVAGLRKEYCGEIYPPENIIQMATQQKIPLVYGSDAHSAKDVGANYDDFLKAIL; this is encoded by the coding sequence GTGAAGATAGATGGTCATGTTCATACATTATTTTGTCCACACGGATCGAATGATGATTTTATTCTTTATATCGAGCAGGCAATAAAAAATGGTTTTCAGTCGATTTCCTTTACGGAGCACGCACCGTTGCCAGAAGGTTTCATAGACCCAACTCCTGAAAAAGATAGTGCAATGCCCCTTGAGAAGCTGGATGATTATATTCATCAGCTAAAAGAATTAAAACGTGAATTCAAAAATGATATTGAAATTAAAATCGGCTTGGAAGTTGATTTTATTACAGGATATGAAAAGGAGACGGAAAAATTATTAAATGATTACGGTCCTGAGCTAGATGATGGGATTTTATCTGTACATTTTTTAAAAGCTTTAGACAAATACTATTGTCTCGATTTTGATGCTGAAACGTTTGATCGCTTAATCCATTTAACTGGTGGAGTGACAAATGTTTATCAATTATATTTTCACACAGTATGGCAAGCAGTAGTTTCTGATTTAGGTCTATATAAACCTAAAAGGCTCGGCCATCTAACACTCGTTCGCAAGTTCCAAAAGTTGTTTCCGGAAAATAACAGTCATTTTTATTGGATTGAGAAAATTTTTCATGAAATGGCCAAACGAGATATGGAGCTTGATGTAAATGTGGCTGGCCTAAGAAAGGAATATTGTGGGGAAATTTATCCCCCTGAAAATATTATACAAATGGCCACACAACAAAAAATCCCTCTTGTCTATGGATCAGATGCCCATAGTGCGAAGGATGTCGGAGCAAATTATGATGATTTTTTGAAGGCAATATTATAA
- a CDS encoding thiamine biosynthesis protein ThiI (product_source=KO:K03151; cath_funfam=3.30.70.1510,3.40.50.620; cog=COG0301; ko=KO:K03151; pfam=PF02568,PF02926; smart=SM00981; superfamily=143437,52402; tigrfam=TIGR00342), with amino-acid sequence MQYDHILIRYGEISLKGKNRNQFVEQLKRNVKQMLRSFKGLEYIANHDRFFIKLNGESGLDVAEKLKLVFGIQSFSLAIKTESELQSIKDTALEAVKQLYKSGDTFKVSAKRADKTFPLTSDQLNYEIGRHILIHTENLTVNVHEPTIHVRVEVRQGATYIMCKDFKGAGGLPVGSSGKAMLMISGGIDSPVAGYLSMKRGLKIEAIHFFSPPYTNERAKQKVIDLIEKLTEYGGDITLHIVPFTKIQETIQKNILNNYTMTSTRRMMLKIADQLRQKRNALAIVTGESLGQVASQTLESIFTINEVTSTPILRPLIAMDKNEIIEIAKQIDTFDISNRPYEDCCTIFTPSMPKTKPKADKVKKYESYVDFELLIQEAIEQTVTVTLPDKKTLNLEKEMDKLL; translated from the coding sequence ATGCAATATGATCACATTTTAATAAGGTATGGAGAAATATCGTTAAAAGGAAAAAACCGTAATCAATTTGTAGAACAGTTAAAGCGTAATGTGAAACAAATGCTTCGCAGCTTTAAAGGATTGGAATATATCGCTAATCATGATCGTTTTTTTATTAAACTAAATGGAGAAAGTGGGTTAGATGTAGCTGAAAAGCTGAAACTTGTATTTGGAATTCAATCGTTTAGTTTAGCAATTAAAACAGAGAGTGAATTACAATCCATTAAAGATACAGCTTTAGAAGCAGTTAAGCAATTATATAAAAGTGGCGATACTTTTAAAGTGTCAGCTAAACGGGCCGATAAAACGTTTCCGTTAACTTCTGACCAATTAAATTATGAGATTGGCCGTCATATTTTAATTCATACAGAAAATTTGACTGTAAATGTTCACGAGCCGACGATTCATGTGCGCGTGGAAGTTCGACAAGGAGCAACCTATATTATGTGCAAGGATTTTAAAGGGGCAGGCGGACTTCCAGTTGGTTCAAGCGGAAAAGCGATGCTCATGATTTCAGGAGGTATTGATAGTCCTGTTGCCGGTTATTTATCAATGAAAAGAGGATTAAAAATCGAAGCCATTCATTTCTTCAGTCCTCCTTATACAAATGAACGTGCGAAACAGAAGGTTATTGACCTTATCGAGAAATTAACTGAATATGGAGGAGATATTACATTACACATCGTTCCGTTTACGAAAATTCAAGAGACCATTCAAAAAAATATATTAAATAATTATACTATGACTTCAACACGGCGGATGATGTTAAAAATTGCTGATCAATTAAGACAAAAACGCAATGCACTGGCAATTGTTACAGGGGAAAGTTTAGGGCAAGTGGCCAGTCAAACGCTTGAAAGTATATTTACAATTAATGAAGTAACTTCTACACCTATATTAAGACCGCTAATTGCCATGGATAAAAATGAAATCATAGAAATCGCTAAACAAATTGATACATTTGATATTTCGAACCGCCCATATGAAGATTGCTGTACTATTTTCACACCATCGATGCCCAAAACAAAGCCTAAGGCAGATAAGGTTAAGAAATACGAAAGCTATGTTGACTTTGAACTGCTAATTCAAGAAGCGATTGAACAAACTGTGACCGTTACATTGCCTGATAAGAAAACACTAAACTTAGAAAAAGAAATGGATAAATTGTTGTAA